From Candidatus Zixiibacteriota bacterium:
CCGAACTGTATCCGAATTTTCTGAAACGCGCACTTCAGGCAGATATAAGCCTGTATCTTATCAATGGGCGGATTTCTGACAGATCATTTCGCAAATATCAGGCTGTCAGAGAGTTGTTTGGTTATCTGCTGAAAAGCTTTATGCTCTTGATCATGCAGTCAGAAGACGATCTCGAGCGGATCGTCAGCCTCGGTGCTGACAGGCTGAAGTGCAGGACACTTCCTAATCTAAAATATGATCTGATTAAATCTCAGGTTGAGCAAATCGATCCAGGCCGAATCCGAGATAAGTACGGTATCTCCCCGGAAAAGAAAATCCTGACTGCAGGTTCAACCCGGGACGGGGAGGAACTTCGTATCGCGCGCGAGTATGTAAAATTCAATACTTCTCGTGATGACCTGCTTTTGGTAATCGCACCGCGTCATATCGAAAGGGCCCATGAAATAGAATCCTGCCTGAAGCAGGCCGGATTGACATATAAACTCCGCAGTCTTCTCAAGCAGGGCGAGGCAATCGATTCTGATGTCCTGATAGTGGATACGATCGGTGAGTTGACAGGATTTTATTCGATATCGAGCGCTGCCTTCGTTGGGGGGTCTCTGGTGCCAAAAGGGGGACAGAATCCGCTTGAACCGGTCGGTTTGGGAGTTCCCACCTGCTTCGGACCGCATATGGAAAACTTTCGGGAGATCAAAAAATCGCTTATAGAGATGAAACTTGCTTACCAGATATCAGAAGGCTCAGAAGTAACAGGTTTCTTTAAGTCCGCTTTGGATGGTACTGTTTCTCGGCCCGACCCGGAATTGCTGTTTAAAAAGTACGGTCGTTCGGCTGAGATTACGGCCGGGATAATCATGGGAGATCGTAATGGTTGAGAGGCAGGGGGGATTTTTTCAGGAGTATCTCAATCATCCTCGCTCACGCTGGTACTACAACCTGCTCTCGATTCTACTCTGGCCTTTTTCATTGATATTTCGAATCATTGTTTTTTTGCGGGCAACACTATATAAGATCGGCCTGCTTAAGGCCCAGAAGCTGTCTCACCCGGTAATTTCGATCGGTAACCTGACAACCGGGGGGACCGGCAAGACGCCGGTTGAAATGTATCTCATGGAAGTATGCGCTGAAATGAAGCTCAGGCCTCTCCTGTTGTCCCGCGGTTATGGTGCCGAAAACAGTGAACCGAAGGTTATAAGAACAAGCGATGATATGAAAGAGCTACCGGATGAATTGAAGATGATCCATCGAAATTTCCCCGATGTGGCCATCGCTTACTGCAGGGATCGCCTGAAAGCGTACCTGCTGGCATTGACTAAATTCGAGTTCGATCTGGTGCTTCTCGACGATGGATTCCAGCATATCCAGATCGAACGCGACCTCAATATAGTTGTGCTTGACTCGAAAGCTCCTTTCGGGTCAAAAAGACTGCTTCCGTCCGGCAACTTGCGCGAACCCAGGCGTTCATTGAAGCGAGCCGACCTGGTGCTGATTAATTTTAAATCCAGGGATAATTTCAATACTATAAAAGCTCTCAATAGAGTAATCGAAAGACCGCTTCTGGCCGGCAATTACCTGGTGAGTGAAATCATTTCGCTTCAAGATAGCGAGAGGATTGAAGTATCGAAATTATCTGGCAAAAAAGCGGGACTGCTAGCGGCAATTGGAAACCCCGCGAGCTTCATCGAGATTCTGAGCTCACTGGAAATCTCGATAGAAAAAAGCTTTCTGTTCCGGGACCATCACCGCTTCACAGTCGAGGATATGAGTATGATCGCTTCAGAGGCAGAAAGCGCTGGTTTGGAATGCCTGTTTACGACCGAAAAAGATGCCGTTAAAATCGAAAACATTTGCTTTATCAAGCCACCGGTGTATGTTATTAAGATAAAATTTCGTCTTGAGCATGGTGCCGACAGATTGACAGGGAGGATCAGAAGAATTGCCCCAGAGACCTCATAAGGTAGATTTCCTGGTAATCGGTTCCGGGATCGCCGGGCTGTCGTTTGCGCTCCGGATGGCTTCCCACGGCAAAGTCGCGGTGGTTACAAAGAAGAGCGACACCGAGAGCAACACTAACTATGCCCAGGGCGGTATCGCCTCGGTTATAAGCCGGGTCGATTCATTCGATAAACACATCGAAGATACGCTTCAATCGGGTGCCGGCTTGTGCCGGCCGGAAATTGTAAAACATGTCGTGCAATCCGGTCCGGATGCGATTAAGCGCTTGATCGAACTCGGTGTTGAGTTCAGCTACCTGGATGAATCCGAGAGCCTGAACGATTTGGATCTGGGGCGCGAGGGGGGACATTCGGAAGAACGTGTGGTCCATGCCGCCGACTACACCGGTCGCGAGATCGAAAGCACTCTTGTCAAAGCGGTCAAAACCAATCCAAATATCACGATTTTCGAAAACCATCTGGCAGTCGATCTGCTTTACCGGCGTGTGGGAGGACGCAAGCAATGTTGCGGCGCATGGGTGTACGACGTGCGCGTTTTGCAACTGTTCCGCGTGCTGGCCGGAATAACACTTCTGGCCACCGGCGGAAGCGGGCAGGTCTACCTGCATACAACCAATCCCCGCATTGCCACCGGAGATGGTATCGCCATGGCGTACAGAGCGGGTGCTCGTGTGGCCAACCTGGAGTTTATGCAGTTTCATCCAACCGCACTGTTTCATCCGGAAGGCGAAGCATTTTTGATTTCCGAGGCGGTGCGTGGCGAGGGGGGCCGGCTCCGGCTCCGTAATGGTCGGCGTTTTATGCCGGATTATCATCGGCGCGCCGAACTGGCAACCCGTGATGTTGTCGCACGGGCGATCGACCGTGAGATCAAGCTCTCCGGCCAGTCCTGCGTATATCTCGACTTAACCCACCTGAAGGACTCGTTTCTGCGCCAGAGGTTTCCAAATATATACAGCCGATTGAAAAATCTCGGTATTGATATCGCCACTGACTGGATACCGGTTGTCCCGGCCGCTCACTATATGTGTGGCGGAGTGGTCTCCGACCGCTATGGTCGTACCAGCCTCGATAATCTCTATGCCGTCGGTGAGGTAGCGCATACGGGGATGCATGGTGGCAATCGTCTGGCCTCGAATTCACTTTTAGAGGCAGTTGTGTTTGCCGAGTTCGCGGCCAAAGCGGCGGCGCGTGATAAGCACGCGCTCGAAAACGGGATGGATATTTCTTCGGAGTTCGATCGCCTGATGGAGGGCAAAAAGCCGGTACCAGAAGAGGAAAATATTTTGCTTTCGCACGCACAGCTGGATATCAAACAGATCATGTGGAACTACGTCGGGGTTGTGCGTTCCGACAAACGCTTAAGCTGGGCAAAACGCAGGCTGGCGATCATTAAAAACGATGTGGCTGAGTTGTGGGAGAACTTTCCGCTATCGTACGATCTGGTTGAACTGCGCAATTTGGCGACGACGGCAGAATTGATCGTACACTGTGCGGTCAAACGCAAAGAATCACGCGGACTTCACTATAATCTCGACTACCCTGAAAGAGATGACTTGACCTGGAAAAAAGACACCGTTATTGAAAAGAACTTTGAACTATGATGGAAGAAATTCTGATACTCGATTTTGGTTCGCAGTATACCCAGTTAATCGCACGACGAATTCGTGAGTTGAATGTCTACTGCGAGATCGTTCCTTACAACTATCCTGTCGAGCAGGCTCGCAGGAAAAACCTGCGCGGTATCGTGCTGTCCGGCGGTCCCGCTTCTGTTCTGAGCGAGGATGCTTACATCTGCGACCGCGGTTATTTGGACCTCAATC
This genomic window contains:
- a CDS encoding 3-deoxy-D-manno-octulosonic acid transferase: ELYPNFLKRALQADISLYLINGRISDRSFRKYQAVRELFGYLLKSFMLLIMQSEDDLERIVSLGADRLKCRTLPNLKYDLIKSQVEQIDPGRIRDKYGISPEKKILTAGSTRDGEELRIAREYVKFNTSRDDLLLVIAPRHIERAHEIESCLKQAGLTYKLRSLLKQGEAIDSDVLIVDTIGELTGFYSISSAAFVGGSLVPKGGQNPLEPVGLGVPTCFGPHMENFREIKKSLIEMKLAYQISEGSEVTGFFKSALDGTVSRPDPELLFKKYGRSAEITAGIIMGDRNG
- the lpxK gene encoding tetraacyldisaccharide 4'-kinase, coding for MVERQGGFFQEYLNHPRSRWYYNLLSILLWPFSLIFRIIVFLRATLYKIGLLKAQKLSHPVISIGNLTTGGTGKTPVEMYLMEVCAEMKLRPLLLSRGYGAENSEPKVIRTSDDMKELPDELKMIHRNFPDVAIAYCRDRLKAYLLALTKFEFDLVLLDDGFQHIQIERDLNIVVLDSKAPFGSKRLLPSGNLREPRRSLKRADLVLINFKSRDNFNTIKALNRVIERPLLAGNYLVSEIISLQDSERIEVSKLSGKKAGLLAAIGNPASFIEILSSLEISIEKSFLFRDHHRFTVEDMSMIASEAESAGLECLFTTEKDAVKIENICFIKPPVYVIKIKFRLEHGADRLTGRIRRIAPETS
- the nadB gene encoding L-aspartate oxidase, giving the protein MPQRPHKVDFLVIGSGIAGLSFALRMASHGKVAVVTKKSDTESNTNYAQGGIASVISRVDSFDKHIEDTLQSGAGLCRPEIVKHVVQSGPDAIKRLIELGVEFSYLDESESLNDLDLGREGGHSEERVVHAADYTGREIESTLVKAVKTNPNITIFENHLAVDLLYRRVGGRKQCCGAWVYDVRVLQLFRVLAGITLLATGGSGQVYLHTTNPRIATGDGIAMAYRAGARVANLEFMQFHPTALFHPEGEAFLISEAVRGEGGRLRLRNGRRFMPDYHRRAELATRDVVARAIDREIKLSGQSCVYLDLTHLKDSFLRQRFPNIYSRLKNLGIDIATDWIPVVPAAHYMCGGVVSDRYGRTSLDNLYAVGEVAHTGMHGGNRLASNSLLEAVVFAEFAAKAAARDKHALENGMDISSEFDRLMEGKKPVPEEENILLSHAQLDIKQIMWNYVGVVRSDKRLSWAKRRLAIIKNDVAELWENFPLSYDLVELRNLATTAELIVHCAVKRKESRGLHYNLDYPERDDLTWKKDTVIEKNFEL